In the Vicia villosa cultivar HV-30 ecotype Madison, WI unplaced genomic scaffold, Vvil1.0 ctg.003588F_1_1, whole genome shotgun sequence genome, one interval contains:
- the LOC131641226 gene encoding protein SCO1 homolog 1, mitochondrial-like translates to MASLISTKSNHFRYASRSLFSHLLRNPSPTSSLLSPSSLSHHLSTQPRQVGNQGYGNGSFMLYHRFLSGTANQDKPPADNNNNSSKDDSGKGKESGGEQQQKSDAGKSIRGSPVSWLSLVFLVLTGAGLVYYYDNEKKRHIEEIHNASQEVKQGPSAGKAAIGGPFELTNHHGKRVTEKDFLGRWTLMYFGFTHCPDICPEELQKLAAAVDKIKEKSGIQTVPVFISVDPERDTVEQVAEYVKEFHPKLIGLTGSTDEIKSVARAYRVYYMKTAEEDSDYLVDHSIVIYLMAPDMGFVKFFGKNNDVDSLTDGVIKEIKQYKKK, encoded by the exons ATGGCGTCCCTCATATCCACCAAATCCAACCACTTTCGCTACGCCTCTCGCTCTCTCTTCTCTCACCTTCTTCGCAATCCCTCACCCACTTCCTCCCTTCTTTCACCATCATCACTCTCTCATCATCTCTCAACGCAACCTCGCCAG GTCGGGAATCAAGGTTATGGTAATGGGTCATTTATGCTGTATCATAGATTTTTATCTGGTACTGCTAATCAAGATAAACCACCagctgataataataataattcatcaAAAGATGATTCTGGTAAAGGAAAAGAATCTGGGGGAGAACAGCAACAGAAAAGTGATGCTGGAAAATCCATTCGTGGATCG CCGGTTTCTTGGTTGAGCTTAGTTTTTCTGGTTTTAACCGGAGCTGGATTGGTATATTACTATGATAATGAAAAGAAACGACATATAGAAG AAATACATAATGCTTCACAGGAAGTTAAGCAGGGACCTTCTGCGGGCAAAGCTGCGATTGGGGGTCCATTTGAGCTCACCAACCATCACGGAAAACGTGTAACTGAAAAAGACTTCTTGGGTAGATGGACATTGATGTATTTTGGATTTACTCACTGCCCAGATATCTGTCCTGAGGAACTACAGAAGTTAGCAGCTGCAGTTGATAAAATAA AGGAGAAATCTGGAATTCAAACTGTGCCAGTTTTTATCTCTGTTGATCCTGAGAGGGATACTGTTGAACAAGTGGCTGAATACGTCAAAG aattCCATCCAAAGCTGATTGGACTAACTGGTAGCACAGATGAGATAAAAAGTGTTGCTCGTGCATATCGTGTTTATTACATGAAGACAGCAGAGGAAGACTCAGATTATCTTGTTGATCACTCCATAGTCAT ATACTTGATGGCACCTGACATGGGATTCGTGAAGTTTTTCGGCAAGAACAATGATGTTGACTCACTTACTGATGGAGTTATTAAGGAGATAAAGCAGTATAAGAAGAAGTAA
- the LOC131641223 gene encoding uncharacterized protein LOC131641223 produces MRFRGTSPIFHNITILRSIPLFHQVLTLRKNMAGGNFMHRVISYFVNEVVVNGLANSPAFQRFAVRTSKNIEDISKKAIQKRQELAEQLKDLPQKMDSFKNR; encoded by the exons ATGCGATTTCGAGGAACATCTCCAATCTTCCATAACATCACAATCCTCCGATCAATCCCTTTATTCCATCAAG TTTTGACGTTGAGGAAAAACATGGCTGGCGGCAATTTTATGCATAGAGTTATCTCTTACTTCGTGAATGAAGTGGTTGTCAATGGTCTTGCCAAcag TCCTGCATTTCAGAGGTTTGCTGTGAGGACATCAAAGAATATCGAAGATATTTCAAAGAAAG CTATTCAGAAGCGACAAGAACTTGCTGAGCAGCTTAAGGACCTTCCCCAAAAAATGGATTCTTTCAAGAACCGGTGA